A single region of the Anopheles funestus chromosome X, idAnoFuneDA-416_04, whole genome shotgun sequence genome encodes:
- the LOC125765355 gene encoding microfibril-associated glycoprotein 4-like — protein MDDNSKGHKMLLLLLLASMLGGNIGAVVLAPQQLEQTSLHERLTALENRITLRDEELGRMLQLLLANQKEILKQLQQNPCSKIPAPTDGTQHPTGSAGCVRPCARYPSFTNTLDVGFSLNTDNSTAKAGAYQDLHSSDSYPRSCREIEDGMSGEETIYPNARPGGPGEPLEVYCDQDFEGGGWIVIQNRFDGFVNFNRSWEKYRDGFGDIGTEYWLGLDKIHRLTVAAPHEIAFVAESFRGERRWARYSLFEIGGETDRYRLQKLGVYTGTLGDEFTYNKGMEFSTYDQDHDQYADVNCALRTAAGWWHRSCTRINLNGMYGNESGVRFAYWLDWLHLQGLKRTRIMIRRTHQPNGFHGR, from the exons ATGGACGACAACTCAAAAGGTCAcaagatgctgctgctgctattgctAGCATCGATGTTGGGCGGTAATATTGGAGCTGTGGTGCTTGCACCGCAACAGCTGGAACAAACATCCCTCCACGAACGACTCACAGCGCTGGAGAATAG AATTACGCTACGCGATGAGGAACTCGGCCGAATGCTTCAGCTGCTGCTCGCCAATCAGAAAGAAATTCTCAAGCAACTCCAGCAAAACCCATGCTCCAAAATTCCTGCTCCAACGGACGGCACTCAACATCCAACTGGATCTGCTGGATGTGTAAGACCCTGTGCCCGATATCCATCGTTTACCAACACACTGGATGTGGGATTTTCGCTCAACACCGACAACTCTACGGCTAAAGCTGGCGCCTATCAAGATTTGCACAGTTCCGACAGCTATCCAAGAAGTTGTCGGGAAATTGAAGACGGTATGTCGGGTGAGGAAACGATCTACCCGAATGCCCGACCGGGTGGACCGGGTGAACCGCTCGAGGTGTACTGCGATCAGGACTTTGAAGGTGGCGGCTGGATTGTGATACAGAACCGCTTCGATGGGTTTGTCAACTTCAACCGCAGCTGGGAGAAATACCGGGACGGGTTCGGAGACATCGGTACGGAGTACTGGCTCGGGTTGGATAAAATCCATCGGCTAACGGTGGCAGCACCGCACGAGATTGCGTTCGTTGCGGAGAGCTTCCGCGGGGAGCGTCGCTGGGCCCGGTACAGTCTGTTCGAGATCGGTGGTGAGACGGACCGGTACCGGTTACAGAAGCTGGGCGTGTACACCGGTACGCTGGGGGATGAGTTCACCTACAACAAGGGTATGGAGTTCTCGACCTACGATCAGGACCACGACCAGTACGCGGATGTGAACTGTGCGCTCCGGACGGCGGCTGGTTGGTGGCATCGGAGCTGTACCCGTATCAACCTGAACGGTATGTACGGGAATGAGTCGGGCGTACGGTTTGCCTACTGGCTTGACTGGCTCCATCTGCAGGGATTAAAGCGAACCCGCATCATGATCCGGCGAACGCACCAACCGAACGGATTTCACGGCCGATGA